The Sinomonas sp. P10A9 genome includes a window with the following:
- a CDS encoding pyridoxamine 5'-phosphate oxidase family protein, with translation MSEVGSSFRYGHEARHEDHELDVEQCWSLLGSTGIGRFAFVDDGRVAVYPVRYLVHSGALYFRTTPDGTVARGLPQGGVALQLDAADPATQSGWSVLVSGRAEAVHDSDELTALFGEMVEEPWAGGVRDHFVRIDADRLTGRRVYLAR, from the coding sequence ATGTCTGAGGTCGGCTCAAGCTTCCGGTATGGGCACGAGGCTCGCCACGAGGACCATGAGCTGGACGTCGAGCAGTGCTGGTCACTGCTCGGCTCCACCGGCATCGGGCGCTTCGCCTTCGTCGACGACGGCCGGGTGGCCGTGTATCCCGTCCGGTACCTCGTGCACTCTGGCGCGCTGTACTTCCGCACTACCCCGGATGGCACCGTGGCGCGCGGCCTGCCACAGGGCGGCGTGGCGCTCCAGCTCGACGCTGCCGATCCGGCCACGCAGTCCGGATGGTCGGTGCTGGTCAGCGGCCGCGCCGAGGCCGTGCATGACTCGGACGAGCTGACTGCGCTCTTCGGCGAGATGGTGGAGGAGCCGTGGGCCGGGGGAGTGCGCGACCACTTCGTACGGATCGACGCGGACCGCCTCACCGGCAGACGCGTCTATCTTGCGCGGTAG